One window from the genome of Nicotiana tomentosiformis chromosome 5, ASM39032v3, whole genome shotgun sequence encodes:
- the LOC138893214 gene encoding uncharacterized protein, translated as MSTWGAPFLFVKKNDGTMRMCIDYRQLNKPGGACLAYEDCVTAIEVGEALCKVLQWRWLELLKDYDITILYHPWKANVVADALSHRVESLGSLAYLPAAERPFALDVQALASQFVRLVVSEPSRVLACVISRYSLYDRIRDRHYDDPLLLVLKDTVQHGDAKNITIGDDGALMMQGRLCVPNVDGLYELIL; from the exons ATGTCAACTTGGGGTGCACCatttctatttgtgaagaagaatgatggtactatgagaatgtgcattgattacagacagttaaacaag ccaggaggagcatgcttagcatatgaggattgtgttacagcgattGAGGTAGGAGAAGCTTTATGTAAAGTTCTCCAA tggaggtggttggagcttcttaaggactatgatatcaccattttgtaccatccatggaaggccaatgtggtggccgatgccttgagtcaccgggtagagagtttggggagcttagcatatcttccagcagcagagaggccatttgCATTGGATGTCCAGgcgttagctagccagtttgttagattggttgtttctgagccgagtcgagtattggcttgtgtgatcTCTCGATAttcactttatgatcgtatcagggaccGTCACTATGATGACCCCcttctgcttgtccttaaggacacggtccagcacggtgatgctaagaatATCACTATTGGCGATGATGGTGCATTGatgatgcagggcaggctatgtgtgcccaatgtagatggtttgtatGAGCTGATTCTCTAA
- the LOC104113939 gene encoding homeobox-leucine zipper protein ROC8-like, translating into MDSPSGSSSDEQIQKLEEVFSQTPNPENDVIEKLSEELGLDTNHVKIWFDNKRCYIQAQRDKEEGENLRLENSRLLSENLQMSLELRNRLCATCNPEKQRKLLQDLQNENAILQTELTIISKMHDHLKENPERYLLLKYHLRNYDNPSGLDLDLKVECDHNFPRLNWN; encoded by the exons ATGGATTCTCCCAGTGGGTCTAGTTCTGATGAACAAATTCAGAAGCTAGAAGA GGTGTTTAGTCAGACGCCAAATCCAGAAAATGATGTGATAGAGAAACTGAGTGAGGAGCTAGGGCTTGACACCAATCACGTCAAAATTTGGTTTGATAACAAAAGATGCTACATCCAG GCACAAAGGGATAAGGAAGAAGGTGAAAATCTTCGTTTGGAAAACTCAAGATTACTTTCAGAGAACTTGCAAATGAGTTTGGAGTTGAGGAATCGCCTTTGTGCTACTTGCAATCCTGAGAAACAAAGAAAATTACTACAAGACTTGCAAAATGAAAATGCTATATTACAAACCGAG CTTACAATAATATCCAAAATGCATGACCATTTGAAGGAAAACCCTGAAAGATACTTGTTATTAAAATATCATCTGCGTAACTACGATAATCCAAGTGGACTAGACTTGGATCTTAAAGTGGAATGTGATCACAATTTTCCAAGATTGAATTGGAATTGA